Proteins encoded within one genomic window of Embleya scabrispora:
- a CDS encoding integrase core domain-containing protein encodes MEPVIAPFKTELIEPRRPWKTLSHAELGTAERVDWYNHRRLHGKTGHLPPVEYEANYYQETAKPQVTATIWDLHQTRGGSSIAVMAAWRMRRVRLPIRPAVRWWR; translated from the coding sequence ATGGAGCCCGTCATTGCCCCGTTCAAGACCGAACTCATCGAACCCCGACGACCATGGAAGACCCTCTCCCACGCCGAACTCGGCACCGCCGAACGGGTCGACTGGTACAACCACCGCCGACTCCACGGTAAGACGGGCCACTTGCCACCTGTCGAATACGAAGCCAACTACTACCAGGAAACCGCAAAACCCCAGGTCACAGCAACCATCTGGGATCTCCATCAGACCCGGGGCGGTTCATCGATCGCGGTGATGGCGGCTTGGCGGATGAGGCGGGTGAGGCTGCCGATCCGTCCGGCGGTGCGGTGGTGGAGATAG
- a CDS encoding ATP-binding protein, producing MTGFIGREPQLRQLDKMLRRVERQAGPGGRPGTALLMRGRRRVGKSRLVEEFVDRAGVPSVFFTASTRTTREEIDLFVAEAAASDLPGAALFAGAHPDGWDAALRLLAAALPADGPSIVVFDEMPYLVEKDAAFEGTLQKLFDRELSRKPVLLIGIGSDLAMMEAMGTYGRPFYQRATEMVVPQLNPREVAAMLDLPAAEAFDAYLATGGLPLLCAEWEPGTDTATYLATCLADPLSALVVSGERSLAAEFPTEAQARRVLEAIGSGERTFTNIARAAGDIPGASLTRALTLLVHKRIVAAETPLSTRPANKDTRYRVTDPHLRLWLAFVGPHLAEIERGRGDRANRRLRTSWSSWRGRAIEPVVREALSLLPPESLPPGCEAFGGYWTRTNDPEIDIVAADRAPIAKHVTAVGSIKWLEGPFDHRDLTALTVHRDRLPGAGPDTPLIAASRSGVTAQGIDYAYGPQDLLTAWE from the coding sequence ATGACGGGGTTCATCGGGCGTGAGCCGCAGCTGCGGCAGTTGGACAAGATGCTGCGCCGCGTGGAACGACAGGCCGGGCCGGGCGGCCGGCCGGGGACGGCGTTGTTGATGCGCGGGCGGCGTCGGGTGGGCAAGTCCCGCCTCGTGGAGGAGTTCGTCGATCGCGCCGGCGTGCCGAGTGTGTTCTTCACCGCCTCGACCCGGACTACCCGCGAGGAGATCGACCTGTTCGTCGCCGAGGCCGCCGCGTCCGACCTGCCCGGCGCCGCCTTGTTCGCCGGAGCGCACCCGGACGGTTGGGACGCTGCGCTGCGCCTGCTGGCCGCGGCGCTGCCCGCCGACGGTCCGAGCATCGTGGTGTTCGACGAGATGCCGTATCTCGTCGAGAAGGACGCGGCGTTCGAGGGCACGTTGCAAAAGCTCTTCGACCGCGAGTTGTCCCGCAAGCCGGTGCTGCTGATCGGTATCGGTTCGGACCTGGCGATGATGGAGGCGATGGGCACCTACGGGCGCCCGTTCTACCAGCGCGCCACCGAGATGGTCGTCCCTCAGCTGAACCCGCGCGAGGTCGCCGCCATGCTCGATCTTCCCGCGGCCGAGGCGTTCGACGCCTACCTTGCCACGGGTGGCCTGCCGCTGCTGTGCGCGGAATGGGAACCGGGCACGGACACCGCCACCTACCTCGCCACCTGCCTGGCCGACCCGCTCTCGGCCCTGGTGGTGTCGGGGGAGCGCAGCCTGGCCGCCGAGTTCCCCACCGAGGCCCAGGCCCGCCGGGTCCTGGAGGCGATCGGCAGCGGGGAGCGTACCTTCACCAACATCGCCCGCGCCGCCGGCGACATCCCCGGCGCCAGCCTCACCCGCGCCCTCACCCTCCTGGTCCACAAACGGATCGTCGCCGCCGAGACGCCCCTGTCGACCAGACCCGCGAACAAGGACACCCGCTACCGCGTCACCGACCCCCACCTGCGGTTGTGGCTGGCCTTCGTGGGCCCGCACCTCGCCGAGATCGAACGCGGCCGCGGCGACCGCGCCAACCGACGCCTGCGCACCTCGTGGAGCAGCTGGCGCGGCCGCGCCATCGAACCCGTCGTGCGCGAAGCCCTCTCCTTGCTCCCCCCCGAAAGCCTCCCACCCGGATGCGAGGCGTTCGGCGGCTACTGGACCCGCACCAACGACCCCGAGATCGACATCGTCGCCGCCGACCGCGCACCCATCGCCAAACACGTCACCGCCGTCGGCTCCATCAAATGGCTCGAGGGCCCATTCGACCACCGCGACCTGACCGCACTCACCGTCCACCGCGACCGCCTCCCCGGAGCCGGCCCCGACACCCCGCTGATCGCCGCCAGCCGCTCCGGCGTCACCGCCCAAGGCATCGACTACGCCTACGGACCCCAAGACCTGCTCACAGCCTGGGAATAG
- a CDS encoding helix-turn-helix domain-containing protein yields MAVVVEPVVSVEKLREVLAEGVEQPALDYKGTLDLAEKRDLVDITKDVAAMQALDEGGYLVIGADHGISTGLLTERHAATFDEAKLHPKLQMYIPEVVIQSAWHAIDGNWLVLIYVAPSPDGCCVFKSEGAYQDGKRSRTVFLPGDVFVRHGTSSERWDQGDVARIWRRAIGAHKEEWRRELSRELAAQAALGKSAASVRDRPTTALTWQLDQEVFDASILEYLRADDDIPLRRFVLTVPTQAIEVLRTTPDELPTLLGRVASLTAIGMTYKRERWALEGVDALLGVYSLGENLHTTIPNTPVSAADLWITVLDHVYALGALAVRMRNWPMLRVLADRRGTDHGFHSNGSWLRHGLTAAARAGLFHSSGLIAAARNAVRRIEALL; encoded by the coding sequence GTGGCCGTTGTCGTGGAGCCGGTGGTCTCGGTCGAGAAGCTTCGGGAGGTGTTGGCCGAGGGCGTCGAGCAGCCGGCGCTCGACTACAAGGGCACCCTCGATCTCGCCGAGAAGCGCGATCTCGTCGACATCACCAAGGACGTGGCGGCCATGCAGGCGCTGGACGAGGGGGGCTACCTCGTCATCGGCGCCGACCACGGGATTTCCACCGGTCTGCTCACCGAGCGGCACGCCGCCACGTTCGACGAGGCCAAGCTCCACCCCAAGCTGCAGATGTACATACCCGAGGTCGTCATCCAAAGTGCCTGGCACGCCATCGACGGCAACTGGCTCGTCCTGATCTACGTCGCGCCCAGCCCGGACGGATGTTGCGTGTTCAAGAGCGAAGGGGCTTATCAGGACGGCAAGCGTTCCAGGACGGTCTTCCTTCCCGGGGACGTCTTCGTCCGCCACGGCACCTCCAGCGAGCGCTGGGACCAAGGCGACGTCGCCAGGATCTGGCGACGCGCCATCGGCGCGCACAAGGAGGAGTGGAGACGCGAACTCTCCCGGGAACTCGCCGCACAGGCCGCCCTCGGGAAGTCGGCCGCGAGTGTGCGCGACCGGCCGACCACCGCGCTGACCTGGCAACTGGACCAGGAGGTCTTCGACGCGTCGATCCTGGAATATCTGCGCGCCGACGACGACATCCCCCTACGGCGATTCGTGCTCACCGTCCCCACCCAGGCAATCGAGGTGTTGCGGACGACACCGGACGAACTCCCCACCCTCCTGGGCCGCGTGGCCTCCCTGACGGCCATCGGCATGACATACAAGCGCGAGCGCTGGGCCCTGGAAGGCGTGGACGCCCTGCTCGGCGTCTACAGCCTCGGCGAGAACCTGCACACCACGATCCCGAACACCCCCGTCTCCGCAGCCGATCTGTGGATCACCGTCCTGGACCACGTCTACGCCCTCGGCGCACTGGCCGTTCGCATGCGGAACTGGCCCATGCTCCGCGTCCTCGCGGACCGACGCGGTACCGACCACGGATTCCACTCGAACGGCAGCTGGTTGCGCCACGGCCTGACCGCCGCAGCCAGAGCCGGACTGTTCCACTCGTCCGGACTGATCGCAGCCGCCCGCAACGCCGTCCGCCGGATCGAGGCCCTCCTGTGA